From the genome of Trueperaceae bacterium:
GTGTGCCAGTCGGCATCCTGGCCGGGATCCACATTACTGGGGCGGCTGTCCCGGATGCCGAGAATGCGCGCCAGCAGGAAGTCCTTGAAGCAGCCGTCGGTGAAGCAGTACGCCCGGGCATGCCAGCGGAAACCGTCGAACGCGATGGCATGCGGCGCGATCCAGCGCCAGCGAGGAGCGGGGCCGGAAAGGGACTGGTATTCGACTTCGATGGCCTGTTTGTTGTGAATGGCTTGGAGCACGGTGCGCAGGTTGCCGGCATCGATACCACGGGCAGGGCCGCGCACCGTGTCGAAGGCCGGCAGCTGGCCGATCCAGGTTTCCTCCTGCGTGACGATGCCGTCGGAGATCGACCGCAATTGGGACAGGTAGCTGGCCGGGTCCGGTTTCAGAAACAGGGGCTCGAAGCAGTCGCCCCGGACGTAGGTGCGGGCGCTCTTGTCGTAGACCATGTTGCCCGGCGCCATGCCGAGGTAGCGGTTCAGGTCGGTGGATGCCTGGTTGATCGAGATCCCGAAGGCGGCCATCAGGTCGCCGCGGTTGACATGGCCGTCCCAGAACAGCCGGAACTCGATGAACTCGAGCCGGCGCTCAATGCCCCACCGAGCGCTGTCCTGCGTCGCCCCCACCTTGACACTCCGGCATCATGACCCGCATCGAAACTGTATTCGACCAGTTCCTGGTTGGTTTGTAAAGAGAGGATGGGTGCGGCGGGGACCATCGCCGCGAGGGGGGCGTGGCGCAGTCAGCGAATCATGGTATCTTTCATGGCATTAGATGCTTGTTGCCGCGGTAACGCATTGATCTATATGCGATTGAAGTTCCCATTGATGTTCGAGTGGAAGTGACCGCTGGTATCATCCGGCATGGCAAGAGCGTGGCTCATCAAGAACGAGCCCGACTGCTACTCGTTCGACGACCTGTTGCGCGACGGCAAGGTGCAGTGGGACGGCGTGCGCAACTACCAGGCTCGGAACTACATGCGTGACGAGATGCGGCCGGGCGACCAGGTGCTCTACTACCACTCCTCCACCGCCGAGCCGGCGGTAGTGGGCCTCGCGGAGGTGGCGTCGGAGCCCTACCCCGACCCCACGCAGTTCGACCCCACCAGCGAGTACTACGACCCCAAGGCCACACCGGACAGCCCGCGCTGGCACCTCGTGGAGTTCAGGCCCGTGAGGCGTCTCCCGCGCCCCGTCACCCTGGCCGAGATGAAGCGCGACCCCGCCCTGGAGGGCATGCGCCTGCTTCAGCGCGGGAACCGCCTGAGCGTGATGCCCGTCGAGCCGGAGCACTTCGCCCGCGTGCTCGAGCTGGCGGGAAGCTGAGCACGGTGCCGCGCCTCCGCCACGGGACCGGGGCGGGCGCGCCGGACGCGCCGCGCTTCACCGAGCGGCACGTGCGCGTGCTGCACGCCGTGGCCGAGAGCTACATCCGCACCGCGCACCCGGTCCCCTCGCAGCACGTGGCGTCCCAGCTGGACGTCTCCAGCGCGACCGTCCGCAACGACTTCGGCGCCCTCGAGGAGGGCGGCCTGCTGCAGCAGCCTCATACCTCGGCCGGGCGCATACCCACGGCGGAGGGCTTCCGCTACTACGCCGCCTCCTACCTGCCGCCGCGGCGCCTGCCCCGGGGCGAGCGCGAGGTCATCAGGCGCGAGCTGGGCGGCGTGGGCGGCGACGAGCTCTTCGTCCAGGCGTCGCGCCTTGCCGCGCGCCTCTCCGGCTACGCCGTGCTCGTCAGGCTGCCCCCCGACGACGCCCTCCGCGTCCACGAGGTGCACCTCTCGCTGGTCTCGACCCGGCGCCTCCTGGCCGTGGTCGTGCTCGAGAACGGCCTCGTGCGCCAGCTCGGCGTGGGCCTCGACCCCATGCCGTACGAGGGCGTCATAGACGAGGCCGAGCGCAACCTGCGGCAGCTCGACCTGAGCGTGGGCGACGCCCCGCGGACCCTCCGGGCCGTGGCCGCGACCGCGGACGAGGACCTGGCCCGCACGCTACGGGCCGTCGCCGACGCCTGGGT
Proteins encoded in this window:
- a CDS encoding WYL domain-containing protein, with translation MGATQDSARWGIERRLEFIEFRLFWDGHVNRGDLMAAFGISINQASTDLNRYLGMAPGNMVYDKSARTYVRGDCFEPLFLKPDPASYLSQLRSISDGIVTQEETWIGQLPAFDTVRGPARGIDAGNLRTVLQAIHNKQAIEVEYQSLSGPAPRWRWIAPHAIAFDGFRWHARAYCFTDGCFKDFLLARILGIRDSRPSNVDPGQDADWHT
- a CDS encoding EVE domain-containing protein, which codes for MARAWLIKNEPDCYSFDDLLRDGKVQWDGVRNYQARNYMRDEMRPGDQVLYYHSSTAEPAVVGLAEVASEPYPDPTQFDPTSEYYDPKATPDSPRWHLVEFRPVRRLPRPVTLAEMKRDPALEGMRLLQRGNRLSVMPVEPEHFARVLELAGS
- a CDS encoding DeoR family transcriptional regulator, which gives rise to MPRLRHGTGAGAPDAPRFTERHVRVLHAVAESYIRTAHPVPSQHVASQLDVSSATVRNDFGALEEGGLLQQPHTSAGRIPTAEGFRYYAASYLPPRRLPRGEREVIRRELGGVGGDELFVQASRLAARLSGYAVLVRLPPDDALRVHEVHLSLVSTRRLLAVVVLENGLVRQLGVGLDPMPYEGVIDEAERNLRQLDLSVGDAPRTLRAVAATADEDLARTLRAVADAWVGLRSAKLFRAGLGRLLDEPEGEDPSFVRLVVEHVEGEAALPEAPEGDIELDLDDRLALVSASFSFGAGRGALTLVGPARMRYPHALSIAREFGRALTASSGQDAAAG